Genomic window (Lewinellaceae bacterium):
TATGCTGACAAGATCAAGGCAGATTTTGACAAGGATCCGCCACGTTGTGCCAGCGAGGCGCGCAAACGGATCAAGCAGCTTACCGGCTTGGAGCGCGGAATGACTCAAGTGCGCAAATTTGTCAAGCACGTACTCAAGTTTCGCTATCGCAAGTTCCGCCCCCTGCCAGGAGGGAAGCTGCCTATCAAAGAGCTGGTATGCCAAGCAGGCAGCTTTCCTTGAGCAGGAGTTGAACCCCTTGCTGGACAAAGTACACGAGGAGTGGCGGACGTGTTCTTTGTCGATGCGGCACACCCTGTACAAGGCTTTCATAGTACGTATGTATGGAGCGAGAAGCCCGTCTGCGTCAGGACATCAAGCGGTAAGCAGCGAGTGAACATCCTGGGGGCTATGCATGCGTACCACGCATGAATTGTACAGCATCAGCACTACAGATTATATCAAGGCAACAACAGTTGTCGAGCTCATTAGCTTCCTTCGCGAAGAGCTGCCCGGCAGGAGCATATACCTGGTTTTGGACAATGCCCGCTATCAAAGGTGCGAATTGGTGGCCAAGGCAGCCAGGAAATACCGGGTTCACTTGGTTTTCCTACCCCCATATTCCCCTAACCTGAACCTTATCGAGCGGTTTTGGAAATACCTCAAAAAGCAAGTCCTGGCTGGCTTCCATTACCCAACCAAGCAAGGCTTCGTTGAAGCCATTGACAACTTTATTGACGAAGTCAATGAGGGGTTGCACGAGGAGGAAATCAACGAGTTGATGAACCTTAAATTTCAGCTCCTTGAGGTGGCTTGACAACATTTTCACCTCTGGTGACCGAGCGGTGTATAATTTTTATTTGCCTAAGGAGGAGTGCCTGGAACGATTGGCAAAGTGGGGAGGGGGCTACCTGTCTAACATTGGCCACACTGGTCGTTGTCCGTTGCCTGTTGTTCGTTGACCGTTGTTGCAACTTGCTGGCTGCCAAACGCATGGCTGCCCAACGCAACCGACAACCGACAACTGGCCAACCTTAGAAGGGTAGCCGGGGAGGGAATGAGAATGTTGATACTTAGAATAATTACCTATACTACCTCTTATAAAACTTAAACATCGGCGGTAATTTTTTTTGAACTAAGCGAGTAGAATAAAATATTCTCGCAAATTAGAAAAATGAGCAAGTTCATAAAATACGCGGAAAGAATTAAAAATCTGGTAGCCGGGGATAATCTGGAAGCTGCCATCGATTTACTTAGAGGCTTGCTGAAAGACTCTCCTATATTGAATGAAGCCATTGTTCAATCGGCGAGGCTGACAGAGGTCGAACAGATGATCCGATTGGGTACTGTTAGCTTTGAGCAAGCTACCATCACTAAGAATCAAATCCGCATGGGAATTCTTTCCTTACTCTGTAAAATTGAAGAGAAGGCAGAAACATATCCCGGAGCTTTGGAGGAAGTTGAAAAAGCTGTATGTACCGTCCAATCATACTCCAGTAATAAAAATGCTATCATTGGTAGCCAAGTTCAAGCAAGAACAGTTACTATTGGCGACCAACATCATTACTATGGCTACTCCAAAGGACTGGTTTTTTTGGAGTGTGGGTTCTCGTATCCGCAACCATATGTTTCCAGGCGATTTATTCTGATATCTGAAGATAAGCCTGATGAATCTTTGACTTTTTCCGGGTTATCTATCCTGGAAAAGATCGACTTCCATAGAAGGATAGTCATTTTGAGTGACGCGGGAGTCGGAAAATCCTTTGAATTACTAAAGATTGGCTATGAATATCAACAGGCGGGGCTAAGGCCAGCCATTATCCGGTTGAAGAATAATAATCCTTTACCCAACTTTATTTTATCCGAAGAAGACGCTGCTGATACTGAAAACAGGGTTGTTCTTTTTGACGGATTGGACGAAGTGAATATTGAGGATGCCAGCCGAGGAATCTCAAACCTTGCTGCTGATTATCCTAATCTACGAATTGTGGTTTCCTGTCGGAGCAACCTTTATCAAAATGCTTTGGAGGGCTTCACTTGCTTCCCATTACAAAAATTTTCTAATGAGGAGATAAATGTCTTTTTAGATCAGGTGATCCCCAACCAAAAGCGGCACTTTCTTGATGTTCTTCCCAATCCTGAAATATGGGAAGTATTCAGAACCCCCTTCTTTTTGGAAAAAGCAGTACAATACTACCATAGAAATGACTCGTCCCTTCCGGAAAACAAAATTGAACTTCTGGAATTTTTTGTTCAGGCAAGCCTGAATATTAGATTGGGGGATATAAGTCCTATTCCTGAAAAGAAGGTACTTCGGGAAAGATGCAGAACCGCATTAGAAAAAGTAGCCTTTGTAATGGAATGCATGGGGGCGAACGACATTTCACAAGACCGTTTCACCCAGATCATCCCCGATCTAAATGAAATTTCATTAATTCTCCGGCAGTCTTCTTTGTTAGAATCATCAGGTAGCAACTTTCAGTTTTCCCATCGAATCATCCAGGAATACCTTGCTGCGAAGGTGTTGTCGAGAGCCAAAAGTATCCATCAGATAAAAAAAGTGGTTGCTCTTCCGAAGGCCTTTCGAAAGATAAAGCCCTCCTGGCTGAATACCCTTTCTGATTTGCTCAGTATTTGGGAAAAGAATGATAAAAAGAAATCAAGGCTCCTGTCTTGGTTATTGGATTCAGAGCCTGAAGTTCTTACTTTTTTTGAAAAAGAAAAAATTCCAACGGGTACTCGGGAGGAGATATTCCGGAAGGTTTTTCTTCAGCATAATCAGGAAAAAAGAGTCTTTGATTATCAATTTTTCACCCCGAAAGATTTAGTTGGGTTAGCCGGCAACAGGTCTACTTTTCGGTTCGTCTTCAAAGAATTGGAGAAGGCAACATCTCACACCTGCATAAATAATGCCCTCACATTGTTAAGGTATTTCTCCTCCCATTCTGTACCCTCGGATTTAAAAGAATCGTTGAGAACGACTCTAAAAAAGCAGGTGTATGATTTCGAAAACAATACTCCTTATCTCCGGCATCTGGCTATTGAATGCTTTCTCAATTTCTTTATGAATGATCCGAGAGAAGAACCGGAAAGGTTAGTAGATGCTTTTCTCGATGCCTCCAGCCCCGACGAGCGAATGTCCGCCTACGCCACCATCCGTATTTTCCACTTACAAGGAAAGTATATGAAAGATTTGCTCAATCGAATGCTTCAACTCGATGATCCAAATTGGCGTAAGGGCAATAACCTGATGGATGAAGACTATCATCGGCTGGAACAATGCATCAAGGAACTGTCC
Coding sequences:
- a CDS encoding transposase, producing the protein MRTTHELYSISTTDYIKATTVVELISFLREELPGRSIYLVLDNARYQRCELVAKAARKYRVHLVFLPPYSPNLNLIERFWKYLKKQVLAGFHYPTKQGFVEAIDNFIDEVNEGLHEEEINELMNLKFQLLEVA